One Flagellimonas sp. CMM7 genomic region harbors:
- a CDS encoding Rid family detoxifying hydrolase — protein MKISARLLSIALTFFICTALTAQEKTEITFHKSHIPSRNNAPFSEAVQAGNLFFLAGQIGFDRAAGYMAEGGIKGETEQVIKNIQAVLKHHDLALDNVVKCTVILSDIEDFKAFNEVYTQYFTKKPARTTFAAKGLAVGAKIEIEVIAVR, from the coding sequence ATGAAGATTTCAGCAAGATTATTATCCATTGCCCTCACTTTTTTTATCTGTACAGCTTTGACAGCGCAAGAAAAGACAGAGATTACATTTCATAAATCACATATTCCCTCCAGAAATAATGCTCCATTTAGTGAAGCAGTGCAAGCAGGAAATCTTTTCTTTCTAGCCGGGCAAATTGGTTTTGACAGGGCGGCAGGGTATATGGCCGAAGGAGGTATAAAAGGTGAGACTGAACAGGTGATCAAGAATATTCAAGCTGTTTTGAAACATCATGACTTAGCATTGGATAATGTTGTAAAGTGTACTGTTATTTTGAGTGATATTGAAGATTTTAAGGCTTTTAATGAAGTCTATACCCAATATTTTACGAAAAAACCGGCCAGGACCACTTTTGCAGCTAAAGGCCTTGCCGTTGGTGCCAAGATTGAAATTGAAGTAATCGCAGTACGATAG
- a CDS encoding 7-carboxy-7-deazaguanine synthase QueE → MVSEQVMDLVDKGQMLPLMEEFYTIQGEGYHKGTAAYFIRVGGCDVGCHWCDVKESWNAETHPPTSIDSIVDNAATYSDTIVITGGEPLTWDMGPLTSALKAKNLQTHIETSGAYPLTGAWDWICLSPKKNKLPEEKIYDEANELKVIVYNKHDLIFAEEQAAKVNGDCILYLQPEWSVREKMVPLIVDYVMQNPKWKVSLQTHKYLNIP, encoded by the coding sequence ATGGTTTCAGAGCAGGTAATGGATTTGGTGGATAAAGGGCAGATGCTTCCTTTAATGGAAGAATTTTACACCATTCAAGGAGAAGGCTATCATAAGGGCACTGCAGCTTATTTTATTCGTGTAGGAGGTTGTGATGTTGGTTGTCATTGGTGTGATGTTAAGGAAAGTTGGAATGCTGAGACACATCCACCTACTTCAATTGATAGTATTGTAGATAATGCTGCTACGTATTCTGATACCATAGTAATTACCGGTGGTGAGCCACTTACATGGGACATGGGACCTTTAACTTCTGCGTTAAAGGCTAAGAACCTTCAAACACATATTGAAACTTCTGGGGCTTATCCTTTAACGGGAGCTTGGGATTGGATTTGTCTTTCTCCCAAGAAAAATAAACTTCCGGAGGAAAAGATATACGATGAGGCAAACGAACTTAAAGTTATCGTTTACAACAAACATGATTTAATTTTTGCTGAGGAACAGGCCGCTAAAGTAAACGGGGATTGCATTCTCTATTTGCAGCCAGAATGGAGCGTTCGAGAAAAAATGGTTCCATTGATTGTGGATTATGTTATGCAAAACCCCAAGTGGAAAGTATCTCTACAAACACACAAATACTTAAATATTCCGTAA
- a CDS encoding bifunctional 2-polyprenyl-6-hydroxyphenol methylase/3-demethylubiquinol 3-O-methyltransferase UbiG produces the protein MSDIIGTALLDYHSGNYTEDIKTYSSLDEEDSIPLPYLFRGFKEMPLLEQKALNLAKGTVLDIGCGAGNHTLYLQKKGFEVTALDASKGAIEVCKNRGVKSSVHSLFLDYNDSKFDTLLLLMNGIGLAGKLNNLSSFLNHLKSLLLPNGQILLDSSNIVYMFDQDEDGGFWIPNSGDYYGEVTFVMEYKNQKSPSFEWLYLDFTTLQNACAAHDFDCKLVSEGEHYDYLAKLSFKS, from the coding sequence ATGTCGGATATTATTGGAACAGCTTTACTGGACTATCATTCAGGGAATTATACGGAAGATATTAAGACCTATTCATCCTTGGATGAAGAAGACAGTATACCATTACCCTATTTGTTCAGGGGTTTTAAAGAAATGCCATTGTTAGAACAAAAAGCATTAAACCTAGCAAAAGGAACCGTTCTTGATATTGGTTGTGGAGCTGGGAACCACACCCTGTACCTACAAAAAAAGGGATTTGAGGTTACCGCTTTGGATGCTTCAAAAGGGGCGATTGAAGTTTGTAAAAATAGAGGTGTTAAATCTTCAGTCCACAGTTTGTTTCTTGATTATAACGACTCAAAATTCGATACACTTTTACTGCTTATGAATGGTATTGGTTTAGCTGGAAAACTAAATAATCTAAGCTCTTTTTTAAATCATTTAAAGTCATTGTTACTGCCAAACGGGCAAATTTTATTGGATTCCAGCAATATCGTTTATATGTTTGACCAAGACGAAGATGGTGGATTTTGGATTCCAAACAGTGGTGATTATTATGGTGAAGTAACCTTTGTCATGGAGTACAAGAATCAGAAAAGCCCTTCCTTTGAGTGGCTTTACCTTGATTTTACGACTTTACAAAATGCTTGTGCAGCCCACGATTTTGACTGTAAACTTGTAAGTGAGGGAGAACATTACGACTATTTGGCAAAACTTTCTTTCAAATCATAA
- a CDS encoding YkgJ family cysteine cluster protein gives MKEELEELPKKAKEKHAENKKFFTKLRKRPPKNLDYVMSELHEAEFEKTDCLTCANCCKTTGPLFTNTDVDRIAKHFRTKPSKFIDQYLRVDEENDYVLKEVPCTFLGTYNYCSIYNVRPKACREFPHTDRKKFHQISNLTLKNVAICPAAFNIVEEMKKKVKL, from the coding sequence ATGAAAGAGGAATTAGAGGAATTGCCAAAGAAGGCAAAGGAAAAACACGCTGAAAACAAGAAGTTTTTCACAAAACTGAGAAAGCGTCCGCCGAAGAACTTGGATTACGTGATGAGTGAACTGCATGAGGCCGAGTTTGAAAAAACAGATTGTCTTACTTGTGCCAATTGCTGCAAAACAACGGGCCCTCTTTTTACCAACACGGATGTGGATAGAATTGCAAAACATTTTAGAACAAAGCCCTCAAAGTTTATTGACCAATATTTAAGGGTAGATGAAGAAAATGATTATGTGTTAAAAGAAGTGCCCTGTACTTTTTTGGGAACTTATAATTATTGCTCCATTTATAATGTTAGGCCAAAAGCATGTAGAGAATTTCCCCATACAGATCGGAAAAAGTTCCATCAGATAAGCAATCTTACCTTAAAAAACGTGGCTATATGCCCTGCCGCTTTTAACATTGTTGAAGAAATGAAAAAGAAAGTAAAGCTTTAA
- a CDS encoding sterol desaturase family protein — MDQIITYFENIPALHRSLILVGGITFFWILEGIVPLFSVKYKKWRHSVPNFFFTLTTIIINFPLAFLLLKTSDWAVENQFGIINWLPEMPLWLYVALGVMLLDLIGAYTAHLVEHKVKPLWMVHLVHHSDHNVDTTTANRHHPLESLIRYIFTLIGVFLVGAPIGIIMLYQSLSVVLSQFNHANIRLPKKVDNAISWLIVSPDMHKVHHHYRLPFTDSNYGNIFSIWDRLFGTFMKMDVDAIVYGVDTFPDEKENSSIIGLLKQPFHKYRRPTTSESE, encoded by the coding sequence ATGGATCAGATAATCACCTATTTTGAAAATATTCCGGCACTGCACAGAAGCCTTATCCTAGTTGGGGGAATTACGTTCTTCTGGATTTTGGAAGGGATAGTGCCTCTTTTTAGTGTTAAGTATAAGAAATGGCGTCATTCTGTTCCTAATTTTTTCTTTACCCTCACGACCATTATTATTAATTTTCCCCTCGCTTTTTTGTTGTTGAAAACATCAGATTGGGCAGTAGAAAACCAATTTGGAATTATAAACTGGCTTCCAGAAATGCCGCTGTGGCTCTATGTTGCTCTTGGAGTTATGCTTCTCGACTTAATTGGAGCGTATACTGCGCATTTAGTGGAGCATAAAGTAAAACCACTTTGGATGGTTCATTTGGTCCATCATTCAGATCATAATGTAGATACCACTACGGCAAACAGACATCACCCATTGGAAAGTTTAATTCGGTATATTTTTACTTTAATAGGTGTTTTTCTGGTTGGTGCCCCTATTGGTATCATCATGCTGTATCAAAGTCTGTCCGTTGTTCTTTCACAGTTTAACCATGCCAATATTCGATTACCCAAGAAAGTAGATAATGCAATAAGTTGGTTGATTGTAAGTCCAGATATGCACAAGGTACATCATCATTATAGATTACCCTTTACAGATTCCAACTACGGTAACATTTTCTCTATTTGGGATAGACTATTCGGAACCTTCATGAAAATGGACGTTGATGCAATTGTTTATGGAGTGGATACTTTTCCAGATGAAAAAGAAAATAGTAGTATTATAGGCTTGCTGAAACAACCTTTTCATAAATACAGAAGGCCTACCACTTCTGAGTCTGAGTAA
- a CDS encoding exo-beta-N-acetylmuramidase NamZ domain-containing protein — MPIFSIFKSTVLLLVLLFSSCRGQEKESKLTAINGETDSIPRITVAANRTQAYLPLLKNKIVGVVANQTSVVFKENGHTHLVDSLLSLQVNIKKVFAPEHGFRGKADAGEHVEDGVDSKTGLPIFSLHGKNKKPSKEQLEGLDLVVFDIQDVGVRFYTYIATLQLVMEACAESNIPIIVLDRPNPNGQYVDGPTMKKEHTGFLGMTTIPLVYGMTIGEYAKMLNSEGWLKGGITADLSVIPLKNYSHNSKYHIPIRPSPNLPNDVSINLYPSLGLFEGTNVNAGRGTEFQFQRYGASFLDSAQYDFTYVPKPNFGSKHPKEQGKTSYGRDLSQSERIESVSLRWLLDAYMNTVDKSKFFITKSFTKHAGTPELQKQIEEGLSESEIKATWQEDLEAFKKIRAKYLIYD, encoded by the coding sequence ATGCCCATTTTTTCTATTTTCAAAAGTACAGTTTTATTGTTGGTTTTACTGTTTTCTTCATGTAGGGGACAGGAAAAAGAAAGTAAGCTCACAGCTATAAACGGAGAAACAGATTCTATACCAAGAATCACTGTTGCTGCCAATAGAACGCAAGCATACCTTCCACTGCTCAAAAACAAAATTGTTGGGGTTGTTGCCAACCAAACCAGTGTGGTTTTCAAAGAAAATGGACATACACATCTGGTAGATTCTTTGCTCTCTTTGCAGGTTAACATTAAAAAGGTCTTTGCTCCAGAACATGGCTTTCGTGGAAAAGCTGATGCGGGTGAACATGTAGAAGATGGTGTCGATTCCAAAACGGGACTTCCCATTTTTTCTCTTCACGGAAAAAACAAAAAACCTTCCAAAGAACAATTAGAAGGACTTGATCTTGTCGTTTTTGACATTCAGGATGTTGGAGTACGGTTTTACACCTATATCGCTACATTACAGCTGGTAATGGAGGCCTGCGCAGAAAGTAACATTCCCATTATTGTCCTGGACAGACCAAACCCAAATGGGCAATACGTTGATGGCCCAACCATGAAAAAAGAACATACCGGTTTTTTAGGCATGACCACAATTCCTCTGGTATATGGGATGACAATTGGTGAATATGCAAAAATGCTTAATTCTGAAGGATGGTTAAAAGGAGGCATCACTGCTGATTTGAGTGTAATTCCACTCAAAAATTACAGTCATAACTCCAAATATCATATCCCAATAAGGCCCTCCCCCAACCTTCCAAATGATGTTTCCATTAACCTTTATCCTAGTTTAGGGTTGTTTGAAGGCACCAATGTTAATGCTGGTCGTGGAACTGAATTTCAGTTTCAACGGTATGGTGCTTCTTTTTTGGATAGCGCCCAATATGATTTTACCTATGTACCTAAACCTAATTTTGGTTCCAAACATCCAAAAGAACAGGGTAAAACTTCCTATGGTAGAGATTTATCTCAGTCTGAACGAATAGAATCAGTTTCTTTGCGATGGCTACTTGATGCATATATGAATACTGTGGACAAGTCAAAGTTCTTTATTACCAAATCCTTTACCAAACATGCTGGAACACCCGAGTTACAAAAACAAATTGAAGAGGGGTTAAGTGAATCAGAAATAAAAGCCACTTGGCAAGAAGACCTGGAAGCTTTCAAAAAAATAAGAGCTAAATATTTAATCTACGATTAG
- a CDS encoding ABC transporter permease gives MNLELFIAKRLITGKEHKISISAPIIKIAIAAIAIGIVMMLIAIATGVGLKHKIREKVAAFNGHIQISNYDNNTSEVSVAPVSLEQDFYPKFKDVEGVSHVQAVATKGGIIRTEDTFEGMLAKGVGQDYNWTVFEEYIVDGRLPDYSGKLNDEVLVSRMMANRLQLKVDDSFFSFFLKDGDASRVPNNRRFKITGIYDSGFEEFDATYVFVDIRHIQRMNKWTSNEIGNFEVFLEDFDQLEEKSNEIYGKTLSDLDTQNIKTKYFRIFEWISLFDFNIALIIGIMIIVGGINMITALLVLILERTQMIGVLKALGSENWSIRKVFLYNATYLIAIGLLWGNGIGLALLCLQDKFRLFKFPNPEEYYIEYIPVHIDISTVLLLNLGVMLLCLVMLLVPSYIITKITPVKAIKFE, from the coding sequence TTGAATTTAGAATTGTTTATAGCCAAGCGCCTGATTACAGGGAAGGAGCATAAAATTAGCATTTCCGCCCCTATAATAAAAATTGCCATTGCGGCTATTGCAATTGGTATTGTAATGATGCTTATTGCCATTGCTACTGGAGTGGGGCTAAAACACAAGATTAGAGAGAAAGTTGCTGCTTTTAACGGTCATATTCAAATTTCAAATTACGATAACAATACTTCTGAAGTTTCAGTAGCCCCAGTTTCTTTAGAGCAAGATTTTTATCCCAAATTCAAAGATGTTGAAGGGGTTTCCCATGTTCAGGCAGTAGCAACCAAAGGCGGAATTATAAGAACAGAAGACACCTTTGAAGGTATGCTCGCCAAAGGAGTGGGCCAAGACTATAATTGGACTGTTTTTGAAGAATACATTGTTGATGGAAGATTACCGGATTATTCAGGAAAACTGAATGATGAGGTATTGGTATCGAGGATGATGGCAAATCGGTTGCAACTAAAAGTTGATGATTCTTTTTTCTCTTTTTTCTTAAAAGATGGCGATGCATCCAGGGTTCCCAATAATAGAAGGTTCAAAATTACGGGGATTTATGATAGTGGTTTTGAAGAGTTTGATGCTACCTATGTCTTTGTGGACATTCGGCATATACAGCGAATGAACAAATGGACATCCAACGAAATAGGTAATTTTGAAGTATTTCTGGAAGATTTTGACCAACTTGAAGAGAAAAGCAATGAAATCTATGGAAAAACACTCTCCGATCTAGATACCCAAAATATTAAAACCAAATACTTCAGAATCTTTGAATGGATCAGCCTGTTCGATTTTAATATTGCACTTATCATTGGGATAATGATCATTGTAGGGGGAATAAACATGATTACAGCGCTCTTAGTGCTCATTTTGGAGCGAACCCAAATGATTGGAGTCTTAAAAGCTTTAGGTTCTGAGAATTGGAGCATTCGTAAAGTGTTTTTGTATAATGCTACCTACTTGATAGCGATTGGGTTGCTATGGGGCAATGGTATTGGTTTGGCATTGCTCTGCCTTCAAGATAAATTCCGGTTGTTTAAATTTCCCAATCCTGAGGAATACTATATCGAGTATATTCCAGTGCATATTGATATTTCCACGGTTCTGTTGTTAAATCTTGGAGTAATGTTACTATGCTTGGTCATGCTTTTAGTACCCTCCTACATCATAACCAAAATAACTCCGGTCAAGGCAATTAAATTTGAATAG
- a CDS encoding PLP-dependent cysteine synthase family protein, producing MEYANNILETIGNTPLVKLNKLTADLPCMVLAKYETFNPGNSVKDRMALQMVEDAEASGVLKPGGTIIEGTSGNTGMGLALAAVVKGYKMICVISDKQSKEKIDILKAVGSEVHVCPTDVAPEDPKSYYSTARRLSTEIPNSWYVNQYDNPSNAKAHYQSTGPEIWNQTAGKVTHFVVGVGTGGTVSGVGKYLKEQNPNIKVWGIDTYGSVFKKYHETGIFDENEIYPYVTEGIGEDILPKNVDFDIIDGFTKVTDKDAAVYTQRLAKEEGMFLGNSAGAAIKGLLQLEEHFSKDDVVVVLFHDHGSRYVGKMFNDDWMREKGYID from the coding sequence ATGGAATATGCAAATAACATTCTTGAAACCATTGGTAATACCCCATTGGTAAAACTCAATAAATTGACTGCCGACCTTCCTTGCATGGTCTTGGCTAAGTACGAAACTTTTAACCCAGGAAACTCCGTAAAGGATAGAATGGCGCTTCAAATGGTAGAAGATGCTGAGGCTTCTGGAGTTTTAAAGCCAGGTGGTACGATTATCGAGGGAACTTCAGGAAATACAGGAATGGGGCTGGCTTTGGCAGCAGTGGTCAAAGGGTATAAAATGATTTGTGTCATCAGTGACAAACAATCAAAAGAAAAAATAGATATTCTTAAAGCTGTTGGGAGCGAAGTGCATGTTTGTCCCACAGATGTAGCTCCAGAGGACCCTAAAAGCTATTATTCCACAGCTAGACGTTTATCCACGGAAATTCCAAACTCTTGGTATGTAAACCAGTATGATAACCCAAGTAACGCCAAAGCACATTATCAGAGTACGGGGCCTGAAATATGGAATCAGACCGCTGGAAAAGTGACCCATTTTGTAGTGGGAGTCGGCACGGGTGGAACGGTTTCAGGCGTTGGTAAATATCTTAAAGAACAAAATCCGAATATTAAGGTTTGGGGAATTGATACCTACGGTTCTGTGTTTAAAAAATATCATGAGACCGGTATTTTTGATGAAAATGAAATTTATCCATACGTTACCGAAGGGATAGGGGAAGATATTTTGCCTAAGAACGTTGATTTTGATATTATCGATGGTTTTACTAAAGTAACGGACAAGGATGCAGCAGTTTATACACAACGCTTGGCAAAAGAAGAAGGTATGTTCTTGGGTAACTCTGCGGGAGCGGCAATAAAGGGACTGTTGCAGTTGGAAGAACATTTTTCCAAAGATGATGTGGTAGTAGTTTTATTCCATGATCATGGTAGTCGTTATGTGGGTAAGATGTTCAATGATGATTGGATGCGAGAGAAGGGATATATAGACTAA
- a CDS encoding aldose 1-epimerase yields MVHLKKENCTAGIDKGELVSFIAEEHEFIHQKGSPGWRSADTEMFPIIGPLNEIDFRVQVPRGNGAIQDQHGLLRELEYELISQTETSAVFRKEYEMGTRVRNSKFPKKSNKEWLFWPYTFAFEKSFELKKDNLEITFTISGERDMPFMLGYHPAFKLHIANPVILADSKEITLDEVLAVGSRALQVENCKSITLKDKKDITIKTEGFKHFMCWTEVRNMVCIEPITFYPYAVAQRELHTGFDYIKHGDSIFSVKLFV; encoded by the coding sequence ATGGTACACCTTAAAAAAGAAAATTGTACTGCAGGGATTGATAAAGGTGAACTTGTAAGCTTTATAGCTGAAGAACATGAATTTATTCACCAAAAAGGAAGTCCTGGCTGGCGAAGTGCAGATACGGAGATGTTCCCTATTATTGGGCCATTGAATGAAATTGACTTTAGAGTACAGGTGCCGCGAGGAAATGGAGCAATTCAAGATCAACATGGATTGTTGCGCGAATTGGAATACGAATTAATTTCTCAAACAGAAACATCAGCAGTTTTCAGAAAAGAATATGAAATGGGAACACGGGTCAGAAACTCTAAATTCCCTAAAAAATCGAACAAGGAATGGTTGTTTTGGCCATATACCTTTGCTTTTGAAAAGTCTTTTGAGTTAAAGAAAGATAATTTAGAAATCACCTTCACCATTTCTGGGGAACGGGATATGCCCTTTATGTTAGGGTATCATCCTGCATTTAAACTACATATTGCAAATCCTGTAATTCTTGCTGATAGCAAGGAAATTACTTTGGATGAGGTATTGGCGGTTGGAAGCAGAGCTTTACAAGTTGAAAATTGTAAATCAATTACTTTAAAGGATAAGAAAGATATCACCATAAAAACCGAAGGTTTTAAACATTTTATGTGTTGGACGGAGGTTAGAAACATGGTTTGCATAGAACCAATTACTTTTTATCCATACGCAGTTGCACAAAGAGAATTGCATACAGGTTTTGACTATATAAAACATGGAGATAGTATATTTAGTGTAAAACTATTTGTGTAA
- a CDS encoding exonuclease domain-containing protein, with protein sequence MYTIIDIETTGNGIKGNKITEIAVFKYDGEQIIDEFTSLVNPQCPIPHFITGLTGIDNQLVQNAPTFSEIADKVFEITKDSIFVAHAVNFDYGVIKEEFRQIEVDFTRKKLCTVRLSRKLIPGLQSYSLGKLCSAINIPLKDRHRARGDAHATVLLFQKLLKAPDSETVFQKFLNARSQEATLPPHLSKSVFNKIPQKPGIYYFKNQKGEIIYVGKAINLKKRVLGHFYDKSTKETQMCSETADIDFKLSGSELVALLMESAEIKKHFPPYNRAQKRIVKKYAIFAYEDRKGIIHLAFNVIKGVPNPLKIFYNQTDCRAYLHEICKVFALCPKYCHLQETNAACSHHELTSCDGVCRGDEPIPLYNKKVEAAIKDMKAIQSEVRIIKEKGRNEDENAVVLIMEGMYRGYGFIDQQLEVSSLTDIEAFIVPQKNTVETERILNSYLLRNDEMSKVKTVFET encoded by the coding sequence TTGTACACCATTATAGACATAGAGACCACCGGCAATGGCATTAAAGGAAACAAGATTACCGAAATCGCTGTTTTTAAATACGATGGTGAGCAGATTATTGATGAGTTCACCTCTCTGGTAAACCCGCAATGCCCCATTCCGCATTTTATAACCGGTCTTACCGGTATTGACAATCAACTTGTCCAAAACGCACCAACTTTTTCTGAAATTGCAGATAAAGTCTTTGAGATTACCAAAGACAGTATTTTTGTGGCCCATGCCGTAAACTTTGATTATGGGGTTATCAAAGAAGAGTTTAGACAGATAGAGGTTGATTTTACCAGAAAAAAACTGTGTACCGTTCGCTTATCGCGTAAACTTATTCCTGGTTTACAATCCTATAGTTTAGGTAAACTGTGTTCTGCCATTAACATTCCACTTAAAGACAGGCACCGTGCCAGAGGAGATGCTCATGCAACGGTTTTATTATTTCAAAAACTACTTAAAGCGCCTGATTCAGAAACTGTTTTTCAAAAATTTCTGAATGCTAGAAGCCAAGAAGCTACCCTACCTCCCCATTTATCAAAATCTGTTTTCAATAAAATTCCGCAGAAGCCAGGCATTTACTATTTTAAAAATCAGAAGGGTGAAATTATTTATGTAGGGAAGGCGATCAACCTTAAAAAAAGAGTCTTGGGTCATTTTTATGACAAAAGCACCAAAGAAACCCAAATGTGCAGCGAAACAGCTGATATTGATTTTAAACTCTCTGGAAGTGAACTTGTGGCATTACTGATGGAATCTGCCGAAATAAAAAAACACTTTCCACCGTACAACAGAGCCCAAAAACGAATTGTAAAGAAGTATGCCATATTTGCGTATGAGGATAGAAAAGGAATTATCCACTTGGCTTTTAATGTTATAAAAGGAGTTCCAAATCCGCTTAAAATATTCTACAATCAAACAGATTGCAGGGCCTATTTACATGAAATATGCAAAGTGTTTGCGCTCTGTCCAAAATATTGTCATTTACAAGAGACCAATGCGGCATGCTCCCATCATGAATTAACTTCTTGTGACGGGGTATGTAGGGGTGATGAGCCCATACCCCTGTATAACAAAAAAGTCGAAGCTGCTATTAAAGACATGAAAGCTATACAGTCTGAGGTTAGAATTATTAAGGAAAAAGGTAGAAATGAAGACGAAAATGCTGTTGTTCTTATTATGGAAGGTATGTATAGAGGGTATGGGTTCATTGATCAGCAATTGGAAGTTTCTTCACTAACTGATATAGAAGCCTTTATTGTTCCACAAAAAAACACAGTTGAAACAGAGAGAATACTCAATTCCTACTTATTAAGAAATGATGAGATGAGTAAAGTGAAAACCGTTTTTGAAACTTAG